The following coding sequences are from one Chitinimonas sp. BJYL2 window:
- the creC gene encoding two-component system sensor histidine kinase CreC, with the protein MRIGIRIFAGYFVMIGLVAWFLLDTSRQRLQPALRQSMEDTLVDTANLLAEFARRDVLAGTVASGEFGRNLEAFAERRLNAEIWGVRKDKPSHRIYLTDARGTVLYDSDHLAVGQDYSRWNDVYLTLQGRYGVRTSPDEAGSVMHVAAPVIHEGKVIGVVTVAKASGSVQPFFEQALTGLTRAGIVVLIAGLLAGWLLSWWITRSLTRLEGYAHAVARGERVSLPDLSGREVRVLGRALEAMRAKLEGKQYVEHYIHSLTHELKSPLAGIRAAAELVEPGMPVQDQTRFLDTIRAQAERLSSIIDRLLELARLESRQALSDVEPVPLRVLCEQLLQRKSAQLAAHALDVDIDIAPALTVNGERFLLEQALSNLLDNAIDFSPAGGRIELSAENTPSHIDIRVRDHGPGVPDYAQDRVFERFYSLPRPDGRPKSTGLGLPLVHEVAALHGGEVVLGNHPDGGAVAMLRLPLHTTSQ; encoded by the coding sequence ATGAGGATCGGCATCCGCATCTTCGCAGGCTATTTCGTGATGATCGGCCTGGTCGCCTGGTTCCTGCTCGACACCTCGCGCCAGCGCCTGCAACCCGCGCTGCGCCAGTCGATGGAAGACACGCTCGTCGATACCGCCAACCTGCTGGCCGAGTTCGCGCGCCGCGATGTGCTGGCCGGCACGGTGGCCAGCGGCGAGTTCGGCCGCAATCTCGAAGCGTTTGCCGAGCGCCGGCTCAATGCCGAAATCTGGGGCGTACGCAAAGACAAACCCAGCCACCGCATCTACCTGACCGACGCGCGCGGCACGGTGCTCTACGACTCCGATCATCTCGCCGTGGGCCAGGATTATTCGCGCTGGAACGATGTGTACCTGACGCTGCAGGGCCGTTACGGCGTGCGCACCAGTCCCGATGAAGCCGGCTCGGTCATGCATGTGGCCGCGCCCGTCATCCACGAGGGCAAGGTGATCGGTGTGGTGACGGTGGCCAAGGCCTCGGGCAGCGTCCAGCCCTTCTTCGAGCAGGCGCTGACCGGGCTGACGCGTGCCGGCATCGTGGTGCTGATCGCCGGCTTGCTGGCGGGCTGGTTGCTGTCGTGGTGGATCACCCGTTCGCTGACGCGGCTGGAAGGCTATGCCCACGCGGTGGCGCGCGGCGAGCGCGTCAGCCTGCCCGATCTGTCGGGCCGCGAAGTGCGCGTGCTGGGCCGCGCATTGGAGGCCATGCGTGCCAAGCTGGAGGGCAAGCAGTATGTAGAGCACTACATCCACAGCCTGACCCACGAACTCAAATCTCCGCTGGCCGGCATCCGCGCCGCCGCCGAGCTGGTCGAACCTGGCATGCCCGTGCAGGATCAGACGCGCTTTCTGGACACCATCCGTGCGCAAGCCGAACGGCTCAGCAGCATCATCGACCGTCTGCTGGAACTGGCTCGGCTGGAAAGCCGGCAAGCGCTCAGCGATGTGGAGCCGGTGCCGCTGCGGGTGTTGTGCGAGCAGCTGCTGCAACGCAAATCCGCCCAGCTGGCCGCCCATGCGCTGGATGTAGATATCGACATAGCCCCGGCGCTCACCGTAAACGGCGAACGCTTCCTGCTCGAGCAGGCGTTATCGAACTTGCTCGACAACGCCATCGATTTCTCCCCGGCCGGCGGCCGCATCGAACTCAGCGCCGAGAACACGCCATCGCATATCGACATCCGTGTCCGCGACCACGGCCCCGGCGTGCCCGATTACGCGCAGGACCGCGTCTTCGAGCGCTTCTACTCCTTGCCGCGCCCAGATGGCCGGCCCAAATCGACCGGGCTGGGCTTGCCGCTGGTGCATGAGGTGGCGGCTTTGCATGGCGGGGAGGTGGTGCTGGGCAACCATCCCGATGGCGGGGCGGTGGCGATGCTGCGTTTGCCACTTCACACAACTTCACAATAA
- a CDS encoding DUF3034 family protein codes for MAYSIWLGCVLLATPVLAGGRLPATGGVTQIEGAGGGGLVPWALITGYGTRDEVGANAFYTRVGTQGFRLEAAGVAVGLYDRLEWSFARQRFDLGSTVPGEQIQQDVMGIKWRVAGDAIIDQDRAMPQIALGLMAKKNRDFARVPRLLGARHDSDVEPYVALTKVWLDGVAGRTTLLNATVRHTRANQIGLLGFGGDRSDTRRLRAEASAGVFLTDAVMVGVEYRQKNNNLSAFREQRFADAFVAWVPNRHVALTLAHAELGNIADKPGQRGAYLSLKLDL; via the coding sequence ATGGCTTACAGCATTTGGCTGGGATGCGTGCTGCTGGCGACGCCGGTACTGGCTGGCGGACGCTTGCCCGCAACAGGCGGGGTTACCCAGATAGAGGGCGCAGGTGGCGGGGGGCTGGTGCCTTGGGCGCTGATTACCGGTTACGGCACCCGTGACGAGGTGGGCGCCAATGCGTTCTATACCCGCGTCGGCACGCAGGGGTTCCGGCTGGAGGCCGCCGGGGTGGCGGTGGGCCTGTACGACAGGCTGGAGTGGTCGTTTGCCCGGCAGCGCTTCGATCTGGGCAGCACTGTGCCCGGCGAGCAGATCCAGCAGGACGTGATGGGGATCAAATGGCGGGTGGCAGGCGATGCCATCATTGATCAGGATCGCGCGATGCCGCAGATCGCGCTGGGCTTGATGGCGAAAAAGAACCGGGACTTTGCGCGGGTGCCACGTCTGCTGGGTGCGCGTCACGACAGCGATGTGGAGCCCTATGTGGCGCTGACCAAGGTCTGGCTCGACGGTGTGGCCGGGCGCACCACTCTGCTCAATGCCACGGTGCGGCATACCCGCGCCAACCAGATCGGCTTGCTGGGCTTTGGCGGAGATCGCTCCGATACGCGCCGCCTGCGCGCCGAGGCCAGTGCCGGCGTATTCCTGACCGATGCCGTGATGGTGGGGGTCGAATACCGGCAGAAGAACAACAATCTCTCGGCATTCCGCGAGCAACGCTTTGCCGATGCCTTTGTGGCCTGGGTGCCCAACCGGCATGTTGCACTGACGCTGGCCCATGCCGAGCTGGGCAATATCGCCGACAAGCCCGGCCAGCGCGGGGCTTACCTGAGCCTCAAGCTGGATCTATGA
- the creB gene encoding two-component system response regulator CreB → MTTRILLIEDEAAIADAIVYALQREGYAMHWHSLGRDGLAALDADGAELLILDVGLPDMSGFDVCRTLRQRHALPVIFLTARGDEIDRVVGLELGADDYVVKPFSPRELVARVKAILRRGAPVAMVVPAHGLTHDVARARISLNGVVLDLTRYEYRLLALLLAQPERVFSRTQLMDAVWEDPAASFERSVDTHIKSLRAKLREHDAACDPIRTHRGLGYSLSWQADRAP, encoded by the coding sequence ATGACTACCCGCATCCTGCTGATCGAGGACGAGGCGGCAATTGCCGATGCCATCGTCTATGCGCTGCAACGCGAAGGCTATGCCATGCACTGGCACAGCCTGGGCCGCGATGGCCTGGCCGCGCTCGATGCCGATGGCGCCGAGCTGCTGATCCTCGATGTGGGCCTGCCCGATATGAGCGGGTTCGATGTATGCCGAACGCTGCGCCAGCGCCATGCGCTGCCGGTGATCTTCCTGACCGCACGTGGTGACGAGATCGACCGGGTGGTGGGGCTGGAGCTGGGTGCGGACGACTATGTGGTCAAACCCTTCAGCCCGCGCGAGCTGGTGGCACGCGTGAAAGCCATCCTGCGCCGCGGTGCGCCGGTAGCTATGGTTGTGCCAGCGCATGGCCTGACTCACGATGTGGCACGGGCACGCATCAGCCTCAACGGTGTGGTGCTGGACCTGACGCGCTACGAATACCGGCTGCTGGCCCTGCTGCTGGCCCAGCCCGAGCGCGTGTTCAGCCGCACCCAATTGATGGACGCGGTGTGGGAAGACCCGGCCGCCAGCTTCGAGCGCAGCGTCGATACCCATATCAAAAGCCTGCGTGCCAAGCTGCGCGAACACGATGCAGCCTGCGACCCTATCCGCACCCATCGTGGCCTCGGCTACAGCCTGAGCTGGCAGGCAGATCGCGCGCCATGA
- a CDS encoding EAL domain-containing protein produces the protein MRRHSLAFRIVVVFSGLLAVVLLASFVLVSVVNLRISRQTAAQALETGERVFRRLLDQRGEQLTVGAQVLARDFGLRDAIATRDNETLLSALDNHGSRIHADLVIFSGLDNIIQADTVNPARAGQPYPFGSLIAAAGKRGGSTGIERVDGRLYQLVVVPVRAPIVIGWVTMGFEINDRTVADLRAVSGLQVTFLGDAPGDGRRVLASTLPAAQRDALGGKMTELRAVGRATLGDEDYETRLVLLGDSLEGPVEVLLARSLAEIMAPVYRLQITLAMLAFAALAVCLLAGMRLAGRITQPLRQLAAIADRIQQGDYQQAINRQDQSEIGQLAGSLAHMQTAIAEREAEIRTLAFQDRLTGLPNRLRFNQLLDDAITAAQTSGESLTVLILNLDRFQQINDTLGHPMGDRVLIEVGRRLVDAVRDEDTVARLSGDEFAVLLPAMAVDAALPVLERIHGMFDHPLQLDGRPLDIRAGMGAAGYPEHARVSIDLLRCADLALYRAKAARQRHLIYNSGMQHARETHLSLLGELQTAVQQNELKLCYQPKVALADSSADEAEALVRWIHPERGFVSPGEFIPFAEQTGYIKEVTQWVLRAAIHQIGVWLQTGRAIKVSVNLSTLDLLDPALPTAVASLLEQAGVPPALLCLEITESGLMEDPTLALDTLNRLRNMGLALAIDDYGTGYSSLAYIRRLPVTELKIDRAFVIELAHNESDAQIVQSTIDLGHRLGLKVVAEGVEDHATVEVLRRLGCDRIQGYVFAKPMLADDFVAWHTAHQQKTAP, from the coding sequence GTGCGCCGACATAGCCTTGCCTTTCGTATCGTTGTCGTCTTCTCCGGCCTGCTGGCCGTAGTGCTGCTGGCCAGCTTTGTGCTGGTGAGCGTGGTCAACCTGCGCATTTCCCGGCAGACCGCCGCGCAGGCGCTGGAAACCGGTGAGCGCGTCTTCCGTCGCTTGCTGGATCAGCGTGGTGAGCAGCTTACCGTCGGTGCCCAGGTGCTGGCCCGCGATTTCGGCCTGCGCGATGCCATTGCCACGCGCGATAACGAGACCCTGTTGTCGGCCCTCGATAACCACGGCTCGCGCATCCATGCCGATCTGGTCATCTTCTCCGGGCTCGACAACATCATCCAGGCCGATACCGTGAACCCGGCCCGCGCAGGTCAGCCCTATCCTTTCGGCAGCCTGATTGCCGCGGCCGGCAAGCGCGGCGGCAGCACCGGGATCGAGCGGGTGGATGGGCGCCTGTATCAGCTCGTGGTGGTGCCGGTACGGGCACCCATCGTGATCGGCTGGGTCACCATGGGCTTTGAGATCAACGACCGCACGGTAGCGGATTTGCGGGCGGTATCCGGTTTGCAGGTGACCTTTCTGGGTGATGCCCCCGGCGATGGCCGCCGCGTGCTCGCCTCCACCCTCCCTGCCGCACAGCGCGATGCCCTGGGTGGCAAGATGACCGAGCTGCGCGCCGTAGGGCGGGCTACCCTGGGTGACGAAGACTACGAAACCCGGCTGGTCCTGCTGGGCGACAGTCTGGAAGGCCCGGTCGAGGTATTGCTGGCGCGTTCGCTGGCCGAAATCATGGCGCCGGTTTACCGCTTGCAGATCACCCTGGCCATGCTGGCCTTCGCCGCACTGGCTGTCTGCCTGCTGGCCGGGATGCGTCTGGCCGGCCGCATCACCCAGCCGCTGCGACAGCTCGCTGCCATTGCCGATCGCATCCAGCAGGGCGACTACCAGCAAGCCATCAACCGGCAGGATCAGAGCGAGATCGGGCAACTGGCGGGCAGCCTGGCGCATATGCAGACCGCCATTGCCGAACGCGAGGCCGAGATCCGCACCCTGGCATTTCAGGATAGGTTGACCGGCTTGCCAAACCGGCTGCGTTTCAATCAGCTGCTGGACGATGCGATCACCGCGGCGCAAACCAGCGGCGAATCTCTGACCGTGCTGATCCTCAATCTGGATCGCTTCCAGCAAATCAACGATACCCTCGGCCACCCCATGGGCGACCGGGTGCTGATCGAGGTCGGGCGCCGTCTGGTCGACGCAGTGCGGGATGAAGACACCGTAGCCAGACTCTCCGGCGACGAATTCGCCGTGCTGCTGCCGGCCATGGCGGTCGATGCTGCCTTGCCCGTGCTGGAACGCATCCACGGCATGTTCGATCATCCGCTGCAGCTCGATGGCCGGCCGCTCGATATCCGTGCCGGCATGGGTGCCGCCGGCTACCCCGAACATGCGCGCGTCTCCATCGACCTGCTGCGCTGTGCCGATCTGGCCCTGTACCGCGCCAAAGCCGCGCGTCAGCGGCACCTGATCTACAACAGCGGCATGCAACATGCCCGCGAGACGCATCTGTCGCTGCTGGGTGAGCTGCAGACCGCCGTGCAGCAGAATGAGCTCAAGCTTTGCTATCAACCCAAGGTAGCGCTGGCCGATAGCAGTGCCGATGAAGCCGAAGCCCTGGTCCGCTGGATACACCCGGAGCGGGGCTTTGTCTCACCCGGCGAATTCATCCCCTTTGCCGAACAGACGGGCTACATCAAGGAAGTCACCCAGTGGGTACTGCGCGCCGCCATCCACCAGATCGGCGTGTGGCTGCAGACAGGCCGCGCAATCAAGGTGTCGGTCAATCTTTCCACGCTGGATCTGCTGGACCCGGCGCTGCCGACTGCCGTCGCCTCCCTGCTCGAACAGGCTGGCGTGCCCCCGGCGCTGCTGTGCCTGGAGATCACCGAAAGCGGGCTGATGGAAGATCCGACGCTGGCCCTCGACACCCTGAACCGGCTCCGCAATATGGGGCTGGCGCTGGCGATCGATGATTACGGCACCGGCTACTCCTCGCTCGCGTATATCCGCCGCCTGCCCGTCACCGAACTCAAGATCGACCGCGCCTTCGTGATCGAACTCGCCCACAACGAGAGTGATGCACAGATCGTGCAGTCCACCATCGATCTGGGCCACCGGCTCGGCCTCAAGGTCGTAGCCGAGGGCGTGGAGGACCATGCCACGGTCGAGGTCTTGCGGCGGCTGGGTTGTGATCGCATTCAGGGCTATGTGTTTGCCAAACCCATGCTGGCCGATGACTTTGTGGCCTGGCACACAGCACACCAGCAGAAAACCGCACCCTGA
- the creD gene encoding cell envelope integrity protein CreD, whose amino-acid sequence MSAKWKLVTLAVLALLLLIPLGMVRGLIEERQAYRQEALGSIATGSASSQTLAGPVWVLPYRQQFTEVVDEKAGTKRTVWRDGQIRILPDKLAIAGRMRTETLQRGIYHTQRYVNELNLTGQFILPERAGLAADGVYAWGQPYLSVGIEDVRGIRTSPMLQWGGATAAFAPGAQLAALGKGVHARLPAYEGAARTVPFSFRLTLDGMDGFHVLPLGRDTEVSLQSPWPHPGFVGNFLPESRQISEQGFQARWRTSWFASNLNELFEQCAGTRECTAMRAASLGVRLVEPVDVYLQSDRAVKYGFLFVLLTFATFLLTEVLKRVSIHPVQYGLVGVSLAVFFLLLLSFAEQWQFAPAYVLAAAACVLQNGFYATHALGSRARGIGFAALLSGLFALLYVLLRAEDIALLLGAVLLFALLTLVMVLTRRIDWYALGGQDNEA is encoded by the coding sequence ATGTCTGCAAAATGGAAGCTCGTTACCCTGGCCGTGCTGGCCTTACTGCTGCTGATCCCGCTGGGCATGGTGCGCGGCCTGATTGAAGAGCGGCAGGCCTATCGGCAGGAAGCGCTCGGCAGCATTGCCACGGGCAGCGCCAGCAGCCAGACACTGGCCGGGCCGGTATGGGTGCTGCCCTACCGGCAGCAGTTCACGGAGGTCGTCGATGAGAAAGCCGGCACCAAGCGCACCGTGTGGCGCGATGGCCAGATCCGCATCCTGCCCGACAAACTGGCGATTGCCGGCCGCATGCGTACCGAAACGCTGCAACGCGGCATCTACCACACCCAGCGCTATGTGAACGAGCTGAACCTGACCGGTCAGTTCATCTTGCCCGAGCGCGCCGGCCTGGCGGCCGATGGGGTGTATGCCTGGGGCCAGCCGTATCTGAGCGTGGGGATTGAAGATGTGCGCGGCATCCGCACCAGCCCCATGTTGCAATGGGGCGGCGCAACCGCAGCATTTGCGCCGGGCGCGCAACTGGCTGCGCTCGGCAAAGGCGTGCATGCACGCTTGCCGGCCTACGAGGGGGCGGCGCGGACAGTGCCCTTCAGCTTCCGGCTGACGCTCGATGGCATGGATGGTTTCCACGTGCTGCCACTGGGCCGTGATACCGAAGTCAGTCTGCAATCGCCTTGGCCACATCCGGGCTTTGTGGGCAATTTCCTCCCCGAGAGCCGGCAGATCAGCGAACAGGGTTTCCAGGCGCGCTGGCGTACAAGCTGGTTTGCCAGCAACCTCAATGAGCTGTTCGAGCAATGTGCCGGCACGCGCGAATGTACGGCCATGCGTGCTGCCAGTCTGGGCGTGCGGCTGGTCGAGCCAGTGGATGTGTACCTGCAATCGGATCGTGCGGTGAAGTACGGCTTCCTGTTCGTGCTGCTGACCTTCGCCACCTTTTTGCTGACCGAGGTCCTCAAGCGCGTCAGCATCCACCCTGTGCAGTACGGCTTGGTGGGCGTGTCGCTGGCGGTGTTCTTCCTATTGCTGCTGTCGTTTGCCGAGCAGTGGCAGTTTGCACCGGCCTATGTGCTGGCCGCCGCGGCCTGTGTATTGCAGAACGGGTTCTATGCGACCCATGCGCTGGGTAGCCGCGCGCGGGGCATCGGCTTTGCGGCCCTGCTCAGCGGCCTGTTCGCTTTGCTCTATGTGCTGCTGCGCGCCGAGGATATTGCGCTGCTGCTGGGCGCGGTGCTGCTGTTCGCCCTGCTGACGCTGGTGATGGTGCTGACACGGCGTATCGACTGGTACGCGCTGGGTGGCCAGGATAACGAGGCCTGA
- a CDS encoding group 1 truncated hemoglobin, which yields MFHYAAIALAACLCALPAGAAGADTLFERLGGQAGVTAIASELMDRSSQDPATRRSFHKVDLKRVKFKLAEQLCEISGGPCKYSGDTMKQVHGGLRITDAEFYALVAQLRAVLDARGIAQPDKNALLALLAPMHRDVVERQP from the coding sequence ATGTTCCATTACGCCGCCATCGCGCTTGCCGCCTGCCTTTGCGCCCTGCCCGCCGGGGCCGCCGGGGCCGATACGCTGTTCGAGCGGCTTGGCGGCCAGGCCGGCGTCACCGCCATCGCAAGTGAGTTGATGGACCGGTCGAGCCAAGACCCGGCTACCCGGCGCAGCTTCCACAAGGTGGACCTCAAGCGGGTCAAGTTCAAGCTGGCCGAGCAACTGTGCGAGATCAGCGGTGGCCCCTGCAAATACAGCGGCGATACCATGAAACAGGTGCACGGCGGCTTGCGCATCACCGATGCCGAGTTCTATGCACTGGTGGCGCAGTTGCGCGCGGTGCTCGACGCACGCGGCATTGCCCAACCGGACAAGAACGCCTTGCTGGCCCTGCTCGCCCCCATGCACCGCGATGTGGTGGAGCGCCAGCCATGA
- a CDS encoding methylamine utilization protein, translated as MSRLFALLASLCVCAAHAERIEVQVTNTQGQAVSEAAVYLEPVSGKAPKGKLSGVIDQIDKEFVPLVSVVQTGTAILFPNKDNVRHSIYSFSPAKTFELKLYSGTPAAPVVFDKPGQVVLGCNIHDWMTAYLLVVESPWFGKTGKDGKVVLSELPAGDFVLKVWHPYQVAAAADQRVKVGAGANQRFAFRLKVEPPASNRNASY; from the coding sequence ATGAGCCGCCTGTTTGCCCTGCTAGCCAGTCTGTGTGTGTGCGCTGCCCATGCAGAGCGTATCGAAGTACAGGTCACCAATACCCAAGGCCAGGCAGTGAGCGAGGCCGCGGTCTACCTGGAGCCAGTGAGCGGCAAGGCGCCCAAGGGCAAGCTCAGCGGCGTGATCGATCAGATCGACAAGGAATTCGTCCCGCTGGTCAGCGTGGTGCAAACCGGCACCGCCATCCTGTTTCCCAACAAGGACAACGTACGCCACAGCATTTATTCGTTTTCGCCGGCCAAGACCTTCGAACTCAAGCTGTACAGCGGCACGCCTGCTGCACCGGTGGTGTTCGACAAGCCCGGCCAGGTGGTGCTGGGCTGCAATATCCACGACTGGATGACGGCCTACCTGCTGGTGGTGGAGAGCCCCTGGTTCGGCAAGACCGGTAAGGATGGCAAGGTTGTCCTCAGCGAGCTGCCTGCGGGTGACTTTGTCCTCAAGGTCTGGCATCCCTATCAGGTGGCTGCCGCGGCTGACCAGAGGGTCAAGGTCGGCGCAGGTGCCAATCAACGATTTGCTTTCCGGCTAAAGGTCGAGCCGCCCGCAAGCAACCGCAACGCCAGTTACTGA